From Terriglobales bacterium, one genomic window encodes:
- a CDS encoding VOC family protein, which yields MAIQGGRPNNRQVVPYLMVRDGRAALDFYQKAFGAKILYQAPMPRMPGIFAQFKIGESYLQLTDMPGHDPKGPRSPETLGGTSVVLEMYVDDVDKSFAHAVQLGGTPLLPPTDMFFGDRYGWVGDPWGHVWALATVKETLSEGEVQRRAEEFMLAMSRNR from the coding sequence TTGGCCATCCAGGGAGGAAGACCAAACAACCGGCAGGTAGTTCCCTATCTCATGGTGCGCGACGGACGCGCTGCGCTCGATTTCTACCAGAAAGCATTCGGCGCGAAGATTCTTTATCAGGCGCCCATGCCGCGCATGCCCGGCATCTTCGCGCAATTCAAGATCGGAGAATCATATCTCCAACTCACCGACATGCCCGGACACGACCCAAAAGGTCCTCGCTCGCCGGAGACGCTGGGCGGCACCAGCGTTGTGCTGGAGATGTACGTCGACGATGTCGACAAGAGCTTCGCCCATGCCGTGCAACTTGGAGGCACTCCGCTGCTTCCGCCCACCGACATGTTTTTCGGTGATCGCTATGGCTGGGTAGGCGATCCCTGGGGACACGTCTGGGCGCTCGCTACTGTGAAAGAAACGCTCAGCGAAGGCGAAGTACAACGCCGCGCGGAAGAATTCATGCTGGCAATGTCGCGAAATAGATAG